In a genomic window of Vicinamibacterales bacterium:
- a CDS encoding response regulator, with protein MRPSPPSAAGGVAPAAPLATLLVVVVDATNRDLLSRRLRQQGYAVCLAADGAEALGVLATQPCDAVLLDVMMPGQSGLDVLAAIRRDASTRHLPVIMVTSKSETRDIVEALDLGANDCVTTPIDFPVTLARVRAQLGRATAERAALTDQRHQDLQHAQKLSAVGRLTTGAAHDVNNLLTTIHAYGEFLRDDLPDGDERRTYAGQILRAADSAAGLSRQLLAYSRRPSTGLPSVDLGASTRAMVCLLDRVLGDDIVIAADVAGDVWPVMGDAGQLDQVLLNLIVNAADAMPGGGRIDVAVANVCAADGGRPGVELTVTDTGCGIDADTVPRIFEPFFTTKVAGHGTGLGLAMVRAIIEHAGGTVAVESRPGQGTTFRVRLPRAAAPVTTAAGDGGTAASPAGARVLVVEDDDAVRDVTRRTLMRLGHAVVAAASGDDALALILERPAPFDVLVTDVSMPGMDGVALWRALRRICPEMAVVFMSAHGGDTVADARQTGQPLLQKPFSSEALRRAVERALDAELAPPSPPAAPGPPARR; from the coding sequence GTGCGCCCGTCCCCTCCGAGCGCCGCCGGTGGCGTCGCGCCGGCCGCGCCACTCGCCACGCTGCTGGTCGTCGTCGTCGACGCCACCAATCGCGATCTCCTCAGCCGCCGGCTGCGCCAGCAGGGCTACGCCGTGTGCCTGGCCGCCGACGGCGCCGAAGCCCTGGGCGTGCTCGCGACCCAGCCCTGCGACGCGGTCCTGCTCGACGTGATGATGCCGGGGCAGAGCGGCCTGGACGTCCTGGCCGCGATTCGCCGCGACGCGAGCACGCGCCACCTGCCGGTCATCATGGTCACCTCGAAGTCCGAGACGCGGGACATCGTCGAGGCGCTCGACCTCGGGGCGAACGACTGCGTCACCACGCCGATCGACTTCCCGGTCACCCTGGCGCGCGTCCGCGCCCAGCTCGGGCGTGCCACGGCCGAGCGCGCGGCCCTGACCGACCAGCGGCACCAGGACCTGCAGCACGCGCAGAAGCTGAGCGCCGTGGGCCGCCTCACGACGGGCGCCGCCCACGACGTCAACAACCTGCTGACCACGATCCACGCCTACGGGGAGTTCCTCCGCGACGACCTGCCCGACGGCGACGAGCGCCGCACCTACGCCGGGCAGATCCTGCGGGCGGCCGATTCGGCGGCCGGCCTCTCGCGCCAGCTGCTGGCCTACTCGCGCCGCCCGTCGACGGGCCTGCCCAGCGTGGACCTCGGCGCGAGCACGCGCGCGATGGTGTGCCTGCTGGACCGCGTCCTCGGCGACGACATCGTCATCGCGGCCGACGTGGCCGGCGACGTCTGGCCCGTGATGGGCGACGCTGGCCAACTCGACCAGGTCCTCCTGAACCTGATCGTCAACGCCGCCGACGCCATGCCCGGCGGCGGGCGCATCGACGTCGCCGTCGCCAACGTGTGCGCGGCCGACGGCGGACGCCCGGGCGTCGAACTCACGGTGACCGACACGGGCTGCGGCATCGACGCCGACACGGTGCCCCGGATTTTCGAACCGTTCTTCACGACCAAGGTCGCCGGCCACGGCACCGGGCTGGGCCTCGCGATGGTCCGGGCCATCATCGAACACGCCGGCGGCACGGTCGCGGTCGAGAGCCGGCCGGGTCAGGGCACGACGTTCCGGGTGCGGCTGCCGCGGGCGGCCGCGCCGGTGACGACCGCGGCCGGCGATGGCGGAACCGCCGCGTCCCCGGCCGGGGCGCGGGTCCTGGTCGTGGAGGACGACGACGCCGTCCGCGACGTGACGCGGAGGACGCTGATGCGGCTGGGCCACGCCGTGGTCGCGGCGGCCTCGGGCGACGACGCGCTCGCGCTCATCCTCGAGCGCCCCGCGCCCTTCGACGTCCTCGTGACCGACGTCTCCATGCCGGGCATGGACGGGGTGGCGCTCTGGCGTGCGCTCCGGCGCATCTGTCCCGAGATGGCCGTCGTGTTCATGTCGGCCCACGGCGGCGACACCGTGGCCGATGCGCGCCAAACCGGGCAGCCGCTGCTGCAGAAGCCCTTCTCGTCGGAGGCGCTCCGCCGCGCGGTCGAGCGGGCGCTCGACGCCGAGCTGGCCCCGCCATCGCCTCCGGCCGCCCCGGGCCCGCCGGCGCGGCGCTGA
- a CDS encoding amidohydrolase family protein, whose translation MRRSGLIAAMAAAAALATLQGRQAPSHAVRLSLSEGTSMAAALSPDGRTIALDLLGALWTLPADGGTARRLLEDGYDAHAPSWSPDGTRIAFQAYLRDTWHLWTIGADGTDLRQITAGPYDDREPHWSPDGTRLAFSSDRGGSYDVWVVTLASGELRRITAADTNESMPAWSPDGREIAFVSDRDQRGIYASNVATGAERRLAADTGTLFTPSWAPDGRTIAYTAIEGATARLMAGGVNVADASEDVFPFRASWTASGDLLYTADGHVKRRPRAGGPARTVPFSAEVAFTRPAFTPRRHDFAPAGTQPVRGLMHPVISPDGSAIAFAALGDLWVVSTGAGGAVPRRVTNDVFVETNPVWSPDGKSLAYSSDRDGAVALWVRTLDTGADRRIAADGNTAAWSPDGTRLAYLDSDAVLRVVQAANREQRQVHPRVFEPGRPSWSPDGKAVVMSALRPYSTRFREGTNQVLWVAVDPTPTPDGKAAFAPDRWMDPIPHASVGMRENFGPVWSPDGREMAAIVGGYLTTYPVARDGSAIGPPRRVASDLASSPSWTADSRHLCYQTADRFRIVDLVDGATTDVVPQWSWSAAPAAPTVTVHAGRLFDGRAGSTVQRDVDVVVEGGRIASVAPHGDGPHRGTVVDASSGTVLPGLIESHTHLSKAYGEAQGRLWLAFGITTVRNPAANAYEGQEEREAIESGARVGPRVLTTGEPLDGSRIYYPGGVALDGGGMVEAELERAARLGFDFIKTYVRLPDRVQRRIIEIAHRQGMPVTSHEIYPAVAYGADGVEHIRGTSRRGYSPKMSELRRSYDDVLQLLTSSGMTLTPTITIQGGFQVLMARDPWWVDDPRIARLSPASVAEGGRRQRARPLGGAELAGREALVAPQERLVAAVVKGGGRVIAGTDSPINPYGVALLSELEHYVRGGLTPADAIRTATAVPAEAMGLGADLGTIEVGKLGDLVVVDGDPLATITDLRRTRRVVKGGAVYDVETLLGGPIARPAGAGTPALAR comes from the coding sequence ATGCGCAGATCGGGACTCATCGCGGCCATGGCCGCCGCCGCGGCGCTTGCGACGCTCCAGGGCCGGCAGGCACCGTCCCACGCCGTCCGGCTCTCGCTGTCCGAAGGCACCTCGATGGCGGCCGCGCTCTCCCCCGACGGGCGCACGATCGCCCTCGACCTCCTCGGCGCGCTCTGGACGCTGCCGGCCGACGGCGGCACCGCGAGGCGCCTGCTCGAGGACGGCTACGACGCCCACGCGCCGTCCTGGTCGCCCGACGGCACGCGGATCGCCTTCCAGGCCTACCTGCGCGATACGTGGCACCTCTGGACGATCGGCGCCGACGGCACGGACCTTCGGCAGATCACGGCCGGTCCGTACGACGATCGCGAGCCGCACTGGTCGCCCGACGGCACGCGGCTGGCGTTCTCGTCGGACCGCGGGGGCAGCTACGACGTGTGGGTGGTGACGCTGGCGAGCGGCGAGCTCCGGCGGATCACGGCGGCCGACACCAACGAGTCGATGCCGGCCTGGTCGCCGGACGGCCGCGAAATCGCGTTCGTGTCGGACCGCGACCAGCGCGGCATCTACGCCAGCAACGTCGCGACGGGCGCCGAGCGGCGGCTCGCCGCCGACACCGGCACGCTCTTCACGCCCTCGTGGGCCCCCGACGGACGGACCATCGCCTACACCGCCATCGAGGGCGCGACCGCGCGGCTCATGGCCGGCGGCGTGAACGTGGCCGACGCGTCGGAGGACGTGTTCCCGTTCCGCGCGAGCTGGACCGCCTCGGGCGATCTCCTCTACACGGCCGACGGGCACGTGAAACGGCGTCCGCGCGCGGGCGGGCCGGCGCGGACGGTGCCGTTCTCGGCCGAGGTCGCGTTCACACGCCCCGCCTTCACGCCCAGGCGCCACGACTTCGCGCCCGCCGGCACCCAGCCGGTGCGCGGACTGATGCACCCGGTGATCTCGCCCGACGGATCGGCCATCGCGTTCGCCGCGCTGGGAGACCTGTGGGTGGTGTCGACGGGCGCCGGGGGCGCCGTGCCGCGCCGCGTCACGAACGACGTGTTCGTGGAGACCAACCCCGTGTGGTCGCCCGACGGGAAGAGCCTGGCCTACTCGAGCGATCGCGACGGCGCGGTGGCGCTGTGGGTGCGGACGCTGGACACGGGCGCGGATCGCCGCATCGCGGCCGACGGCAACACGGCCGCCTGGTCACCCGACGGCACCCGCCTCGCCTATCTCGACTCCGACGCGGTGCTGCGGGTGGTGCAGGCCGCCAACCGCGAGCAGCGGCAGGTCCACCCGCGCGTCTTCGAGCCGGGCCGGCCCTCGTGGTCGCCCGACGGCAAGGCCGTGGTGATGTCGGCCCTGCGCCCGTACTCGACCCGGTTCCGCGAGGGCACGAACCAGGTGTTGTGGGTGGCGGTCGATCCGACGCCGACCCCCGACGGCAAGGCGGCGTTCGCGCCCGACCGCTGGATGGACCCGATTCCGCACGCCTCGGTCGGCATGCGCGAGAATTTCGGGCCGGTCTGGTCGCCCGACGGCCGGGAGATGGCCGCCATCGTCGGCGGCTACCTCACCACGTACCCGGTCGCACGCGACGGATCGGCGATCGGCCCGCCGCGTCGCGTCGCGAGCGACCTGGCCAGCTCGCCCTCGTGGACGGCCGACTCGCGCCATCTGTGCTACCAGACGGCCGATCGCTTCCGTATCGTGGACCTGGTGGACGGCGCGACGACCGACGTCGTGCCGCAGTGGTCGTGGTCGGCTGCGCCCGCCGCGCCGACCGTCACCGTGCATGCCGGCCGCCTCTTCGACGGCCGCGCCGGCAGCACCGTCCAGCGCGACGTGGACGTCGTCGTCGAGGGAGGCCGGATCGCGTCGGTCGCCCCGCACGGTGACGGGCCGCACCGGGGCACGGTCGTCGACGCCTCCTCCGGCACCGTGCTGCCCGGGCTCATCGAGAGTCACACCCACCTCTCCAAGGCGTACGGGGAGGCCCAGGGCCGGCTCTGGCTCGCCTTCGGCATCACCACCGTGCGCAACCCCGCGGCGAACGCGTACGAGGGCCAGGAGGAGCGCGAGGCGATCGAGTCGGGCGCGCGCGTCGGCCCCCGCGTCCTCACGACGGGCGAGCCGCTCGACGGATCCCGCATCTATTACCCGGGCGGCGTGGCCCTCGACGGCGGTGGGATGGTCGAGGCGGAGCTCGAGCGGGCCGCCCGCCTCGGCTTCGACTTCATCAAGACCTACGTCCGGCTGCCCGACCGGGTGCAGCGGCGCATCATCGAGATCGCCCACCGGCAGGGCATGCCGGTCACGTCCCACGAGATCTATCCCGCCGTGGCGTACGGCGCCGACGGCGTGGAGCACATCCGCGGCACGAGCCGCCGCGGGTACTCGCCGAAGATGAGCGAGCTCCGGCGGTCGTACGACGACGTCCTGCAGCTGCTCACCTCGTCGGGGATGACCCTGACGCCCACCATCACGATCCAGGGCGGCTTCCAGGTGCTGATGGCGCGCGATCCCTGGTGGGTCGACGACCCGCGCATCGCGCGCCTCTCTCCCGCGTCGGTCGCGGAGGGCGGGCGCCGGCAGCGGGCCCGGCCGCTCGGCGGGGCCGAGCTGGCCGGCCGCGAGGCGCTCGTGGCCCCGCAGGAGCGTCTCGTCGCGGCGGTGGTGAAGGGCGGCGGCCGGGTGATTGCCGGCACCGACTCGCCGATCAATCCCTACGGCGTGGCGCTGCTCTCCGAACTCGAACACTACGTGCGCGGCGGGCTCACGCCGGCCGATGCGATCCGCACCGCCACGGCCGTGCCGGCGGAGGCGATGGGCCTGGGCGCCGATCTCGGCACGATCGAAGTGGGCAAGCTCGGCGATCTCGTCGTCGTGGACGGCGACCCGCTCGCGACGATCACCGATCTGCGACGGACGCGCCGCGTGGTGAAGGGCGGGGCCGTGTACGACGTCGAGACGCTGCTGGGCGGCCCGATCGCGCGTCCGGCCGGCGCGGGAACGCCCGCCCTGGCACGCTGA